Below is a genomic region from Armatimonadota bacterium.
ATTCTCATCGTCGCAAGCTTGCTCCTCAGTACCCTCTCGCTTGGGCATGACTTGCTCGTCGATACCGTTCGGATTCTCGATTCCGGATCTGAACGGTTCATTTCAGTCGGATTGCATAAATCTGATCCACTAGCGGGGAGAGCAGATTCCGAACTTCGCAAGCGCCTCAAGTTGACCCAAGCCGGAGTCCGGGTCGAAGTAGGCAAGATGGTCACGGTCAACCAAGTTAAGGGCGACATGCTGTACTGGCAAGCACGCTTGGTCGGGACCGGTTCCGGCGAGTACGCGCTGGGTGGTCAACTCCGACCCGAGCTACCAACAATTCTGCTCGTGTTTCGCAATGGACTTCTTGACAAGCAGACCGTCTACCAGCAGCCAACCGCCTCGAAGAAGCCGAGAGAAGAGAGTGGCTTTCTCAGCTTCTTCCGGCTTGGCGTCGACCACCTCTTGGCGGGACCAGACCATATCTTGTTCGTCCTTTCGCTTGTCTTAGTCGCTCGGAGGTTCAAGCAGATTGCCAAGGTTGTGACTGCGTTCACCGTCGCTCACTGTTGCACGCTCGCGTTGGTGGTTCTCAAAGGAGTCACACTCCCTTCCCGCATCGTCGAACCGCTTATCGCTCTAAGCATCGCGGTTGTGGCAATCCAGGCATTTCAGAAAGTGACCTTACGGAAAGGTGGAGGCGATGAGTTTCCTTCGAACCCGCCGGGAAGCTCTGACGAAGAAAAACCTAAAGACTCGCAGGAAGCTGTTTTAAGTCGGACCGAGCGAAACGAGGCTGTTCTCGTGGCTTTTGGCTTCGGTCTGGTTCACGGCTTTGGCTTTGCTGGTGGACTGATGGATCGAGGGTTTGACCAGTCGAACATCTGGTCAGCGCTTCTCAGTTTCAATCTCGGCCTTGAGCTAGCTCAGCTTTCAATCGCGTTACTCAGCTGTGGCGCGATCTGGATATTGTCGAAACGGCCGTCGTTGCAATCCCGCGTCATCCAAATCGCGAGCGGGAGTTTTGCTTTGATCGCCGCCTTCTGGTTTGTCCAACGACTCCTTGGTTCTTAACCCGCTCGGGCGTCAGGGACGGGGCCAAAATGCGTCGGTCCAACGAGCTTCGTCGCCCTTTCGGTAGACCATCGCGCATCCGACCAAAAGTGCGATGAAGCCGAAAGCAGCAAGCAAAGCGCCTAGCGCCATAATCATTCTTCCAACCGATTCCGCAGTGTGCGCCGTGTCGAATTGCTGCCTTGCGGCCAAGAGGCTCGCTGGTTGTTTTGGCTTGACCAATGAGGCTGCACCAATCATCTTTGCCGACGAGATGATAGCTAGCACCAACCCTGCGCCAGACATCAGCATTCCCAGAAGGAACGCCCAGAGACCCCATTTTCGGGTTCGATACCCATCCCGCCACCGTTTCGCAAGTTCGCAAATACAGATCGGCTCATCGGGGTTCACAAACGCCCCAATCTGCCCTCTGCATTGCGGACACCTCGGATTCAACGCTTCACCCTACCCCTTCCGAATGCTGCCCAACAGTATAAGTACGAGCGCCATAATCATCCCGTTACAACCCATGACGGCTCCGCCCAGCCACCAGAGATGCGCCGGATGAAAGCCCTCCGCGCAACTGCCAAAGCTCACAAGCGTCGCACCTATTAGCAGCGCTGTGCCGATCAACATTTGCCGAATTCCGTGCTGAGTTCGGCTCACGACTTCACCGCAGTGAGAGCAGTGGCGTCGACGACGTTCCACTCTTGCCCCACAATTGTCACACACAGAATAGTCCCCGTCGGCCCCTGGGAGAAACGCGTTCTTCGCGTCACTCTGCTCAGCCCGGACCAGGGCAATCAGGCAACCAAACAGTCCCACCGCCCCTAGTGCCATAGACCAACCGGGCCAAGCTGACTTGCCGAATGCGTCAATGAACTCCCAAAACTGACCTCGCCGGGAAGGACTCCAAAGAAGAAACGACAGAAATGTTCCGATCCCGATAAACGAGGAAATGACCATTCCCGCCCAAAGCCATTTCCTCACTTCCTATCGCCCCCGTCCCGTAAGAACGCCCAGTAGACAGCCCACAGCATCAAGCACGTGACGGCGATCCACAGCCAAAGTGACGCCAAGTACGGTGAGACGAAACGCCCAAGCGGATACCAAAGCACGCAGTATCCAAAACACATAAGAGGAGTGACCGACACGAGAAGGACGAGCCCGATAGTGTTCCGGGTGATCTTCCCCGGCTCCCAGCCGCACATTGGGCAGAATCTCGCACCAAGTTTCCAATCCGCACCGCACTTCCCGCACTGTTTAGGTTTATCTGGGCTCACATCACACGACCACTTTTTGCGACGCTGACACTTGCTTGCACAAGCATCAGTCGCGCTTTTCTCCCGACGGCTGCATTACTTTCCAAACTACCCAAGCAAGCCACACCGCTAGGAGAATCCAGGGAAGCGGCTCGATAAAGATCGGAGACACATAGGCCAGAGGACCGCCGATGCAGCAGTAACCAATCGCCATAAACGGAAACACCGCCATCACGGCAAGGAACACCCCAAGTCCAGAGACTTGGTTGGCGACATCCCAGCCGCAGAATTCGCAGATCGTCCGTCCGGGATGCCAGCTTGCCCCGCACTTGGGGCATTCTGATGGTCGTGCCGAACTCATGACCTCGACTTCCTTCGCCAATACTCTAACCCACCGATGATGCCGAGAAACACGAGAGCTCCGGGCCAGAACCACCACTGGGTGAATACCCAGTGCGCCGACCACGCAGAGAACCCTGTTAACCAGCAAGGTGCAAAGCACGCCAACGGACAGACTGCCAGCGCTCCGAGCAGGAAGAAGATAGGAGCAACCGGGTCTTTTGAACTCCAGCCACAAACTGGGCAACAATTCGCCCTCATCTCGAGTCGAGCGTCGCACTTGGGGCAGGGCTTGAACTCAACCTCAATGCTCATGGGTGATTTTTGAGGTCTAGGAACGCCGCGATAAAAACGAAGAACTGGAAAAGAATGAACAAGCCAACACCGGACCAAACCGCAATGAGAAACTCTTCGAGGTGTGCTGGTTGCTGACCGTAGCCCCACAGCATTCCAACTGGAGCGAAGCCGAACAGAAAGGCCCCCGCGTAAACAGCTCGAGTAATGCTAACCCTCATACGTACCTTCTGCTTTGCTTGGCGTGTGAGCGGGAGCTTGCACCGAGAGCAGACACCTTCCTCCTCGGGCAAAGCTATTTGACACCTCGGGCAGACGACCAGCGGATCAAAAATGCTCGACTCACTTCCCATCATCAAACCCCAATCCGATCCACCACTTGACCGCGCCAACGATGCTGAGTGCGACGCCTGCCAACAGAAAGAGTGCGAATGTGTCTCCGGGGATCAACGAAGCCCCCATCGCCGTGCATCCGCCTCCGCAGGCCAGAAAAGCGGTGATCATCATCAAACACCCCTCCAGCCGCATCTTCTTCCCCTTCGCGATCATCTCGGGATTCCGCCAGCCGCAGTGAGCGCAGAACTCCAAACCGTCACCGAGCGTTCGGCGACACTTTGGGCACGATCCACTTGTGTCCAGCATCTTTGATTCAAGACCCCACAAAATAGCTGACTCCCTTGAGCCACTTGACAACTCCAATAAGCCCGAATCCGAACGCGCCACCAACCAGTGGATACCATGCCCAGTAGGCAAGCGGACCGCCTTCAAATGAGTAGCAACTCCCTCCGCAGCTGAGACAAGCAACCAACATCAAGACCAGTCCCTCCAGCCGCAACTTCTTCCCCTTAGCGATCATCTCAGGATTTCGCCAGCCGCAATGTGCGCAGAACTCTGCTCCCTCGGGAAGAGTCCGACGGCATTTCGGGCAAAATCCAAGTTCCAAGCTCACTCGTCCCTCCGAAACCCTCCGCCGCGAGACTCCCACAAGCGGATGCACCCAAGCGCAACAAACACAATGACTAGCCACCAAGCGGTCGGTAAACCCTTTGCGAACAGAATGATGGCCGCTGTGATCGCGGCTACGAGAAAGTTGATTGCAGCCATGGCAAGGCTTGTGTTTCGTTCATGCGTAACCACTCGGTATCCACACTGGAGGCAACTCTTGTCTTGCCGCAAAAGTTCCTTGCCGCAGTTTTCGCACCACCGCTGGTCTTTCCCCACACCCCCATTCTAAACCAAAACTCCCGTCCGCGCGGCGGCGCGGGTCCCGATGGGTGTTGGGTCGGGGAGCGAAGCGAGTCGATCCGGCACCCATCGGGTGGGGTCTGGCATCGGGGCCGCGGCGGGATGTGAACTCTCAACTCCTCACTCCTCACTCCTCACTCCCAACTCCCCACCCAATCCGCCATAATATGAGAGGTACAACGATGTCCGAAACCCTCATCCCCGGCGCCTCTTTTCTCTGCGGAACCCCTGCTCGGTCCTTCACGCCTGAAGACTTTAGCAGCGATGAGAAAATGATGATCGACACCGCCGAGCAGTTCTGCCGCGCGGAAATCATGCCTCATCTGGAGGCGATTGATCATCAAGAGGAGGGTCTGATGCCCAAGCTGATCGCAAAAGCCGGCGAGCTAGGTTTGTGCGGAATCGACTCACCCGAAGCATACGGTGGACTCGGGCTAGGCAAAAACGTCGCCGCGCGAATCCTCGAATTCATGAGCCTCAACGGCTCTATGTCCGTCACCTACGGCATCACCAGCGGAATCAGCCAGGTCGGGCTGTCGCTCTTTGGAACTGAGGAGCAGAAGGCGAAGTTTCTGCCTGCTTTGACGAGTGGCGAGTCCATCGGCGCCTACGCCCTCAGCGAGCCGAATGCTGGCTCTGATGCTCTTTCCGCAACCACAACCGCCGTCCAAAAAGGCGACAAGTGGGTGCTGAACGGCACCAAAATGTGGATCAGTAACGCCAAGTGGGCCGACCAGTTCTTGGTCATGGCGAAGATCAACGGGACCGACTTCTCCGCTTTCATCGTTCCGCGCGATACCCCCGGGCTGACCATCGCCCGCGAAGAACACAAGATGGGGCTCAAGGGGTCATCGACGGCGCGGATCGTGCTTGAGGACGCTGAGATCCCCCTGGATCACCTCCTCTACGAACCGGGCAAAGGACACCATGTCGCCTTCAACGCCCTCAACATCGGTCGCTTCAAACTCTCGTCGATGTCCATCGGCCCTGCCCGAAACGCCATCGAACTCGCCGCTGGCTACGCCCGAGATCGGAAGCAGTTCGGCAAGTCTCTTTCGGAGTTCGGCCTGATCCAGAAGAAGCTCGGCCAAATGGCCGCGCTCTTCTTCGTCGCCGAGTCCATGATCTACCGCACCGGAGCCCTCATCGACGAGGCGTTCGATCTGTACGGCGGAACCATTGACGGCAACCGAAAAGCCGCCGAGGAGTACGCCATCGAGTGCTCGGCCTGCAAGGTCTTCAGCACCGAGGCCGAAGCGTGGATTATCGACGAAGCCCTCCAAATCTTCGGCGGCTACGGCTTCACCGAGGAGTTCCCGATGGCGCGCCACTACCGCGACGCCCGCGTCAGCCGAATCTACGAAGGCACAAACGAGATCAACCGCGTCTTCCTCGCCGACCGCTTCCAGCGCAAGCTCAAGTCCGGCTCCCTGGCTCCGCTCGTCGCGGACTCCTGGATCGCCGACCTCGCGATCAAGGCCCTCCACATGCAGCTCGACGGTCAGATCCAGATTGGCGCGGCTTCCGATCTGATTCTGCTTGCCTTTGCGGAGCAATCCGCAAGACTGCGCGCCCACGGTACCCCCGGCGTCTCGCCGGGCTCCGAAACCCGGCGAGACGCCGGGGATACCCTCTACACCGCCGCCCTCCCGTACCTCAACCTCAAAGCCGCCGAAGCCTGGCAACTCCTCAGCGAGGAGCCGCTGACTTTGCCGAAGGTCGAGAAAATCGACTACGCAACTTTGGCGGACTTGGTCCACCACCACAACGGCCCGGTTCGGTTCAACTAGTTCTTACGCAGTTCGCTTGCGACGGCGCATCAGACCGGCAATTCCTAGGCCGATTGCCGCCATCGAAGCTGGCTCTGGAACAATTTGCATCGCAGGGAATGCTGCACCTAAGTTAGAAGCCGTCGTCGCATTGTACGACGTTGCACTAAGGGCTTGGTACTTCGTACCGTAGCCGGCCGCATTCGGCGGTGAGAACGAATCAAGCACGATACTACTCGTCGAAGTCGAAGGAGTATGACTGAGCATTATGACCAGATCTCCGCCTTTGTAAATGTAAGGAGTCGTAAATTTGATCTCGAATCCCCACGGATTCACAGCTGGAGCGACCGCATTGCCAGGGTAAGCATTTGCCGGAAGCGACAATCCGCCCGTCCTGACAACAACCGGATCCAACATGTTATTCGCAAATGTCGCACTCATAGAACCGACTGCGTTTCTCGCCTGAGCAAATGTCAAAGTCCAATCCGCAAACGAGTCTGCCTGAAACAACGGTGTCGCCTGTGAGGTTGCTCGAAAGTTGATCGCCTTTAGCGGAGTGTTCACCGTGAAATAGCTGAGCTCACTGGCGGCAATCTGAAACTGTACGGTTCGATTTGCCGAAGAGAAAACGTTTGCTGTAGACGATCCACCAGCGGCGGCGAGCGGAGATGAGGTTGCGAATGCTGTCGGAACGGCGGTTTGACCTTGAACTCCAAGAACAAGCCCGACCCCGAGGGTTACGGAGATTGCCACTCGAACACGAGTGATGACATTGATTGATTGATTTCGTTTCATTTTGTCCCAAGCCTACAGAGGCCGCGTCGGCCCCGAAATGATCTCAAACTATTACATCTTGTAATAGTCTCAATTGTAATATATCCCACTTTCTGGAAATCTGGGCTCTCTACTCGTTTTTTTGGCAGAAATTTGGTCGGCTGATTCGAGCATGCTGGATTTGGCACGAGGGAACGCTGTCGAAGAACCGCTGTCTGCTCAAAGTGGGTACCAATCACAAGGGGAAAGCCGGGATCAAAGACGCTTTTTCGTTGCGAAACATTGGAACGAATCGCAGCCAAGCGCGATAGGAACTTCATGAACCGCGACGTTCCCTTCCGCCTTGCTAAACTCCTCCTCGGAGCTGCGTTTGTCGTTTTCGGCCTCAACGGA
It encodes:
- a CDS encoding HupE/UreJ family protein gives rise to the protein MRWILIVASLLLSTLSLGHDLLVDTVRILDSGSERFISVGLHKSDPLAGRADSELRKRLKLTQAGVRVEVGKMVTVNQVKGDMLYWQARLVGTGSGEYALGGQLRPELPTILLVFRNGLLDKQTVYQQPTASKKPREESGFLSFFRLGVDHLLAGPDHILFVLSLVLVARRFKQIAKVVTAFTVAHCCTLALVVLKGVTLPSRIVEPLIALSIAVVAIQAFQKVTLRKGGGDEFPSNPPGSSDEEKPKDSQEAVLSRTERNEAVLVAFGFGLVHGFGFAGGLMDRGFDQSNIWSALLSFNLGLELAQLSIALLSCGAIWILSKRPSLQSRVIQIASGSFALIAAFWFVQRLLGS
- a CDS encoding zinc ribbon domain-containing protein translates to MHPLVGVSRRRVSEGRVSLELGFCPKCRRTLPEGAEFCAHCGWRNPEMIAKGKKLRLEGLVLMLVACLSCGGSCYSFEGGPLAYWAWYPLVGGAFGFGLIGVVKWLKGVSYFVGS
- a CDS encoding acyl-CoA dehydrogenase family protein, translating into MSETLIPGASFLCGTPARSFTPEDFSSDEKMMIDTAEQFCRAEIMPHLEAIDHQEEGLMPKLIAKAGELGLCGIDSPEAYGGLGLGKNVAARILEFMSLNGSMSVTYGITSGISQVGLSLFGTEEQKAKFLPALTSGESIGAYALSEPNAGSDALSATTTAVQKGDKWVLNGTKMWISNAKWADQFLVMAKINGTDFSAFIVPRDTPGLTIAREEHKMGLKGSSTARIVLEDAEIPLDHLLYEPGKGHHVAFNALNIGRFKLSSMSIGPARNAIELAAGYARDRKQFGKSLSEFGLIQKKLGQMAALFFVAESMIYRTGALIDEAFDLYGGTIDGNRKAAEEYAIECSACKVFSTEAEAWIIDEALQIFGGYGFTEEFPMARHYRDARVSRIYEGTNEINRVFLADRFQRKLKSGSLAPLVADSWIADLAIKALHMQLDGQIQIGAASDLILLAFAEQSARLRAHGTPGVSPGSETRRDAGDTLYTAALPYLNLKAAEAWQLLSEEPLTLPKVEKIDYATLADLVHHHNGPVRFN
- a CDS encoding PEP-CTERM sorting domain-containing protein, with product MKRNQSINVITRVRVAISVTLGVGLVLGVQGQTAVPTAFATSSPLAAAGGSSTANVFSSANRTVQFQIAASELSYFTVNTPLKAINFRATSQATPLFQADSFADWTLTFAQARNAVGSMSATFANNMLDPVVVRTGGLSLPANAYPGNAVAPAVNPWGFEIKFTTPYIYKGGDLVIMLSHTPSTSTSSIVLDSFSPPNAAGYGTKYQALSATSYNATTASNLGAAFPAMQIVPEPASMAAIGLGIAGLMRRRKRTA